A region from the Candidatus Manganitrophaceae bacterium genome encodes:
- the mutY gene encoding A/G-specific adenine glycosylase, whose product MVIDRSRYFTRSLLSWYRHSGRSLPWRDTSDPYLIWLSEIMLQQTQVATVLPYYHSFITTFPTIQDLAAASLDDVMKRWAGLGYYARARHLHQAATEVLRKFDGRIPSRYEDIISLPGIGRSTAGAILTIAFKQRWPILDGNVRRVLCRYFLIDKDPKGKEVEVWLWDCSERLLPKKEAHVYTQAIMDLGATICTPKRPQCLICPVNKGCGAYQEGVEETLPVRAVRKKVPHFDHVAGIIFDARGVLIRRRPLKGLLGGLWELPGGRLGLDFREEGHENSVKTLLETEMGFYIEVSHQWMEIKHVFTHFKMTLHVFICRKKKKGIDQSSKHHWVPIEKLGDYAFSSAQQKIVVKLSKEGCSSGLFSKERTRLARNGQIK is encoded by the coding sequence ATGGTGATTGACCGTTCCCGGTATTTCACACGCTCTCTCCTGAGTTGGTATCGTCATTCCGGACGCTCGCTTCCCTGGCGCGACACCTCAGACCCCTATCTAATCTGGCTGTCTGAAATTATGCTACAGCAAACACAGGTTGCGACGGTCCTACCTTATTACCATAGTTTTATAACGACCTTCCCCACGATACAAGATCTTGCTGCAGCCTCTTTAGATGATGTGATGAAGCGTTGGGCTGGCCTTGGCTACTACGCCCGCGCACGGCATCTTCACCAAGCGGCCACGGAGGTCCTCAGAAAATTCGACGGCAGGATTCCTTCCAGGTATGAAGACATTATTTCACTTCCGGGGATTGGTCGATCAACGGCAGGAGCGATTCTGACCATCGCTTTCAAGCAAAGATGGCCGATTCTTGACGGAAATGTTCGCCGGGTTCTTTGCCGTTATTTCTTGATTGACAAAGATCCAAAAGGGAAAGAAGTTGAGGTCTGGCTTTGGGATTGTTCCGAGAGACTTCTTCCCAAAAAGGAAGCGCATGTCTATACCCAGGCCATCATGGATCTGGGGGCCACGATCTGTACGCCCAAGCGCCCGCAATGTCTGATCTGCCCGGTCAATAAAGGGTGCGGGGCCTATCAGGAGGGGGTGGAGGAGACCTTACCGGTGAGAGCTGTACGTAAGAAGGTCCCGCATTTTGATCATGTGGCGGGTATTATTTTTGATGCGAGAGGGGTTCTCATCCGCCGAAGGCCCTTAAAAGGACTGCTGGGAGGCCTGTGGGAGTTACCCGGAGGAAGGCTGGGTTTGGATTTCAGGGAGGAAGGGCATGAAAATAGTGTGAAGACCCTACTCGAAACAGAAATGGGATTTTACATCGAAGTCTCTCATCAATGGATGGAGATTAAGCATGTGTTTACCCATTTCAAAATGACCCTCCATGTCTTCATCTGCCGTAAAAAGAAAAAAGGGATCGATCAATCTTCCAAACACCACTGGGTGCCCATCGAAAAATTAGGCGATTACGCCTTTTCTTCAGCCCAGCAGAAGATCGTTGTGAAGCTCTCTAAAGAGGGTTGCTCTAGTGGATTATTCTCGAAAGAAAGAACTCGTCTTGCGAGGAACGGTCAGATTAAATGA
- a CDS encoding VacJ family lipoprotein: MRRYMQILLFASICLISTIYFFSNEAIADEAEHTQSAEVQFIQLELISNGDFEEFEDEFSEEAIIEIFDPLSPYNRLMTRFNIKLFDWVLEPTARGYNNIMPRPGRIAVSHFFNNLLFPIRFVNNLLQFKGRGASIELARFTVNTTIGLLGFFDPAQSWLNLKPHKEDFGQTLGYYGTPSIFHIVLPVFGPSNLRDTVGMAADRYLTYSTYVFSDDSLSGVDNYGRLAIGASVESFERLNDTSLHLAEIASLKKDALDIYILTRDAYEQNRKMKIKD, encoded by the coding sequence ATGCGGCGGTATATGCAAATTCTTCTTTTCGCCTCAATCTGTCTAATATCGACAATATACTTCTTTTCCAATGAAGCCATCGCCGACGAGGCCGAACACACCCAATCTGCTGAGGTTCAGTTTATCCAATTAGAGCTTATATCCAATGGGGATTTCGAAGAATTTGAGGATGAATTCAGTGAGGAAGCCATCATTGAAATCTTTGACCCTCTGTCCCCGTATAACAGGCTCATGACACGCTTCAATATTAAACTCTTCGACTGGGTTCTGGAGCCGACTGCCCGAGGCTATAACAACATTATGCCGAGGCCGGGCCGCATAGCGGTCAGTCATTTTTTTAATAACCTCCTCTTTCCAATCCGTTTTGTGAATAATCTCCTGCAATTCAAGGGGAGGGGCGCCTCGATAGAACTGGCCCGGTTTACCGTGAATACCACGATCGGACTTCTCGGTTTTTTTGATCCTGCGCAGTCTTGGCTAAACCTTAAGCCCCATAAGGAAGATTTCGGTCAAACGCTCGGTTATTATGGTACTCCAAGCATATTTCACATCGTTCTTCCGGTCTTTGGTCCTTCGAATCTACGAGATACGGTCGGAATGGCAGCAGACAGGTATTTAACGTATTCCACATACGTTTTTTCTGATGATTCTCTTTCCGGGGTTGATAATTATGGACGACTCGCTATTGGTGCCAGCGTTGAATCGTTCGAGAGACTGAACGATACATCGCTGCATCTTGCCGAGATTGCAAGTCTAAAGAAAGACGCGCTCGATATTTATATCCTGACGCGTGATGCTTACGAACAAAATAGAAAGATGAAGATAAAGGACTGA
- a CDS encoding TRAM domain-containing protein → MSKPYGVHFLFGLLSILIGFSLSSRLEVVNPFVGGGIGFFVWLMVMVFTIFLEKEVVRRLLWALIGFSVGALTSGIIALLVEPVLVLSPAVSLVWNGFSILFFTYMGTVLSLKIEKDPSLLRSGNSHEENSGVSNKKLLDTSVIIDGRIADLCETGFLEGVFIIPQFILQELQHIADSSDSIKRARGRRGLDVLHRIQNMDDIDVRIVDDDFPKIREVDSKLVALGKKISAKVVTNDLNLNKVSELQGVRVLNINQLCNALKPVVLPGEVMRVFVLKEGKELGQGIAYLDDGTMIVVDEAKKRIGKNVDIVVTSVLQTPAGRMIFSRVQGEPGRAEISSMRKN, encoded by the coding sequence ATGTCAAAACCATATGGTGTACATTTTCTTTTTGGACTACTGAGTATCTTAATCGGTTTTTCACTTTCCTCCCGACTGGAGGTCGTGAATCCCTTTGTCGGCGGCGGAATCGGGTTTTTTGTATGGCTGATGGTGATGGTCTTCACCATCTTTTTAGAAAAAGAGGTAGTGAGACGGTTGTTATGGGCTTTGATTGGATTCAGTGTCGGGGCGCTCACGAGTGGAATAATCGCCCTCCTGGTTGAACCGGTTTTAGTCCTGAGTCCTGCTGTTTCCCTGGTATGGAATGGGTTTTCCATTTTATTCTTCACGTATATGGGGACCGTGCTTTCCTTGAAGATAGAAAAGGACCCTTCCCTCTTAAGGAGTGGAAATTCTCATGAAGAGAATTCGGGTGTCTCCAATAAGAAATTATTGGATACCAGTGTGATTATTGATGGAAGAATCGCTGACCTGTGTGAGACCGGTTTCCTGGAGGGCGTTTTCATCATTCCGCAGTTCATCCTCCAAGAGCTTCAACATATTGCTGATTCTTCTGACTCCATAAAAAGAGCGCGGGGCCGTAGAGGTCTCGATGTCCTGCACCGGATACAAAATATGGACGACATAGATGTCCGTATCGTGGATGATGACTTCCCCAAGATCCGGGAGGTCGATTCCAAGCTGGTTGCACTCGGAAAAAAAATCTCGGCCAAGGTGGTCACGAATGACCTGAACCTGAATAAGGTTTCCGAACTGCAGGGTGTCCGTGTATTAAATATCAACCAACTCTGCAATGCCTTAAAGCCTGTTGTCCTCCCTGGAGAGGTGATGCGCGTTTTTGTCCTGAAAGAGGGAAAAGAACTTGGCCAGGGAATTGCCTACCTCGATGACGGAACAATGATTGTGGTCGACGAGGCAAAAAAACGAATTGGTAAAAATGTCGACATCGTTGTCACCAGTGTCCTTCAGACCCCGGCTGGCCGGATGATTTTTAGTCGCGTACAGGGAGAACCGGGCCGAGCGGAAATCTCATCCATGAGAAAAAATTAA
- a CDS encoding ABC transporter substrate-binding protein, producing MLKAIIISIGLLLFTSPVIADDLEEVKTFLSEKLSATTRLLQNKDLPIEEKKDKILGIVREAFDFPLMAKLTLGRKYWPRLSKEERKRFTSLFVHRLQASYVDKLDLYKDEEVTINKSVHVKKKIHVLTSIISGTKEINMLYKFYKSKKRGWLVYDIEIQGVSLITTYRSQFNEVLRTGTIDDLFLKLEKSDIE from the coding sequence ATGCTGAAAGCAATCATCATCTCAATCGGTCTATTGCTGTTCACCTCTCCTGTCATCGCAGATGATCTTGAAGAGGTTAAGACTTTCCTAAGCGAAAAGCTTTCTGCGACAACAAGATTGCTTCAGAATAAAGATCTTCCCATTGAAGAAAAAAAGGATAAGATTCTCGGCATCGTCAGAGAGGCCTTTGATTTTCCACTGATGGCGAAACTGACTCTCGGAAGAAAATATTGGCCGAGGTTATCCAAGGAGGAGAGAAAGCGATTCACCTCTCTTTTTGTTCACCGTCTTCAAGCATCGTACGTCGATAAATTAGACCTTTATAAAGATGAGGAAGTAACGATCAATAAGTCGGTTCACGTCAAAAAAAAGATCCATGTCCTGACAAGTATCATTTCTGGCACGAAGGAAATCAATATGCTCTATAAATTTTATAAGTCGAAGAAACGAGGCTGGCTTGTCTATGATATTGAAATTCAAGGAGTTAGCCTGATCACCACATACCGGTCTCAGTTTAACGAGGTGCTTCGCACCGGAACCATTGACGACCTCTTCCTTAAACTGGAAAAATCCGACATTGAATAA
- the ispD gene encoding 2-C-methyl-D-erythritol 4-phosphate cytidylyltransferase yields the protein MVFVIIPAAGQGKRFGGKTKKQFLGLDGLPVLIHTLTIFQKISLVDEILPVVNQEDQSFTESLIAEYSLSKVKRIIPGGDERQDSVRAALVLLEEEGQPEDIVLVHDGVRPLVSPVIIEKVICATEQYGAAVAALPVADSLKIVSKIKELVRSIPRENLWAMQTPQGFRLGLLGDAYRQAAQENLIGTDDAMLVVQMGKKVKCIEGSVENIKITNSEDLKLVELIYRERMLQGRIKTRRDRPLL from the coding sequence ATGGTCTTTGTCATCATCCCGGCGGCAGGGCAGGGTAAGCGATTCGGCGGGAAGACAAAGAAGCAATTTCTTGGGCTCGATGGCCTTCCTGTCCTTATCCATACATTGACTATTTTTCAGAAAATTTCTCTGGTGGATGAGATACTCCCTGTTGTCAATCAAGAAGATCAATCCTTTACAGAATCCCTGATCGCGGAGTATTCACTTTCAAAAGTGAAGAGGATCATTCCTGGAGGAGATGAACGTCAGGACTCGGTCCGTGCAGCACTTGTTCTTCTCGAAGAAGAAGGCCAGCCTGAGGATATCGTTCTTGTCCATGACGGGGTTCGCCCCCTGGTTTCTCCTGTAATCATTGAAAAGGTGATTTGTGCCACAGAACAATATGGTGCAGCCGTTGCAGCCCTCCCTGTTGCGGATTCCCTTAAAATTGTCTCTAAAATAAAAGAGCTTGTAAGGAGTATCCCCAGGGAGAATCTATGGGCGATGCAAACCCCTCAAGGCTTTCGCCTGGGTTTATTAGGGGATGCCTACCGGCAGGCCGCTCAGGAAAATCTCATCGGGACGGATGACGCGATGCTGGTCGTACAGATGGGGAAAAAAGTGAAGTGCATAGAAGGGTCTGTGGAAAATATAAAGATTACCAATTCAGAGGACCTGAAACTGGTCGAGTTAATTTATCGGGAAAGAATGCTTCAAGGGCGAATTAAAACCAGGCGGGACAGGCCTCTTTTATGA
- a CDS encoding 2-C-methyl-D-erythritol 2,4-cyclodiphosphate synthase — MTRIGIGYDVHPFEEGRRCILGGIDVPCSKGLKGHSDADVLLHAVCDALLGASGQGDIGVHFPDNDPRWKGISSLKFLEEVGHLLSEKGWSVVNVDAVIIAEHPKISPYAQGMKKNISRCLLIGEDQVNIKATTNEGMGFIGRGEGIAVQAVALIEESKGMIKGNIPCLGR, encoded by the coding sequence ATGACACGTATTGGCATAGGATATGATGTTCACCCCTTTGAAGAGGGGCGCCGTTGCATCCTGGGTGGCATAGATGTACCCTGTAGTAAGGGACTCAAAGGTCATTCCGATGCTGATGTGCTTTTGCATGCTGTCTGCGATGCCCTCCTGGGGGCCTCAGGGCAAGGAGATATCGGCGTCCATTTTCCTGACAATGATCCCCGCTGGAAAGGGATATCCAGCCTGAAGTTTCTGGAAGAAGTAGGGCATCTACTTTCAGAAAAAGGCTGGTCTGTTGTGAATGTTGATGCGGTTATCATTGCCGAACATCCTAAGATTTCTCCCTATGCCCAAGGGATGAAGAAGAACATCAGCCGATGTCTGTTGATTGGAGAGGATCAAGTAAATATCAAGGCGACCACGAATGAAGGGATGGGATTTATTGGACGCGGTGAAGGAATTGCCGTGCAAGCGGTCGCTCTGATTGAAGAGTCTAAGGGGATGATAAAGGGAAATATTCCATGTTTAGGACGATAA
- the cysE gene encoding serine O-acetyltransferase, with protein sequence MFRTIKGDLKAASERDPAARSLIEIVLTYAGVHALFMHRISHILWKARIPVLPRLISHIARFMTGIEIHPGAVIGQGFFIDHGMGVVIGETTEIGDNVTLYQGVTLGGTGLEPGKRHPTLGDHVIVGAGAKVLGAIVIGDHVRIGANSVVLRSAPDHATVVGIPGKMIRRQEEGRGVLDHTNLPDPISERFKILELQILELKRELKKNKIKTGSGAGNKDGD encoded by the coding sequence ATGTTTAGGACGATAAAAGGGGACCTCAAGGCGGCGTCAGAAAGGGATCCTGCTGCGAGGAGTCTCATAGAGATTGTACTCACCTATGCGGGTGTTCACGCACTCTTTATGCATCGGATTTCCCACATCCTCTGGAAGGCGCGAATACCGGTGCTCCCTCGTCTTATTTCGCACATTGCACGTTTTATGACCGGAATAGAGATCCATCCTGGCGCGGTAATTGGCCAGGGGTTTTTTATCGATCATGGAATGGGCGTGGTGATTGGCGAGACAACGGAGATTGGGGATAACGTGACCCTTTACCAGGGAGTGACTTTGGGTGGAACGGGTCTTGAGCCGGGCAAGCGACATCCCACCCTGGGAGACCACGTCATCGTGGGGGCCGGGGCCAAGGTGCTGGGGGCAATCGTGATCGGAGATCATGTTCGAATCGGTGCGAATTCGGTTGTCCTTCGTTCGGCGCCGGACCACGCAACCGTAGTCGGAATTCCCGGAAAGATGATTCGCCGTCAGGAAGAAGGAAGAGGGGTTCTGGACCACACCAACCTACCCGATCCGATTTCGGAACGATTCAAAATTCTGGAACTCCAGATTCTAGAATTAAAGCGGGAACTCAAAAAAAATAAGATTAAGACCGGTTCCGGTGCCGGAAATAAAGATGGTGATTGA
- a CDS encoding bifunctional diguanylate cyclase/phosphodiesterase, which translates to MQLLIYWEDRMQVQEKTTEVNLIRFAVGVGVLFWFLESWIDTLFIDEPYLVRLLQADSNEIWMRSFIIVTIICFAVYAQRAIGKIKLTEEARRESEKRFRIIFEQGTDSIVLVDAVTGALAEFNDKAVETLGYTREKFQTLKVADFEIVEAEEDAKKYREMILKGESATYETKLRTKDGRILDILKSSRTLSIQGREYILYLYHDITERKRAEDNRRLAVSVFESAAEGITVTDANRNILTVNPAFTEITGYTPEEIVGKNPRILASGKHDAAFYKEMWDTIHAKGRWSGEIWERRKNGEIFPEWLTVTSIKDDKGKVVRYTGLFNDITKQKLNEEDMYYRAHYDQLTGLANRLLFSERLSQAMKHSKRKNKILALMFIDLDRFKNVNDTFGHSLGDYLLKEAGNRFQACVKEDDSVARSGGDEFLILLPNINDKEDAEAVAKEIIEQSSLPFRLKGHDAFVSASIGITMFPADGDDVTTMLKNSDMAMYQAKDAGRNTYKFFNRSMTAIARERATIEWDLRMALERNELEIYYQPIIDIETKQMSGTEALLRWNHPKRGLVYPDKFIPIAEQSELIVQIGEWVLLSACRQLEKWHNQYPLEIYMAVNMSTRQFNYKTFTRMLTDSLKRSGLAPNLLTLEITESLLMDGGKDAVDKLGSFREMGIHLSIDDFGTGYSSLSYLSRFPIDLLKIDKSFVHNVATDPTKQDLVKAIITMAHALNLKVIAEGVEIESELVFLRDEGCDSAQGYYFSRPLMVDQFEDMMNKGLTPYGHFQIATPLAP; encoded by the coding sequence ATGCAGTTGCTCATTTATTGGGAGGACAGGATGCAGGTGCAGGAAAAAACAACCGAAGTGAACCTGATCCGTTTTGCGGTCGGCGTCGGCGTTTTGTTTTGGTTTCTTGAGTCCTGGATAGACACCCTTTTTATTGATGAGCCCTACCTTGTTCGCCTTCTCCAAGCTGATTCCAATGAAATCTGGATGCGTTCCTTCATTATCGTCACTATTATCTGCTTTGCCGTCTACGCACAAAGGGCAATCGGAAAAATAAAGCTTACAGAAGAAGCACGACGTGAATCGGAGAAACGCTTTCGCATCATTTTCGAGCAGGGGACAGATTCTATCGTCCTGGTCGATGCGGTGACGGGTGCATTGGCTGAGTTTAATGATAAGGCCGTTGAGACCTTAGGCTACACGCGTGAGAAATTTCAAACCCTCAAGGTTGCTGATTTCGAAATTGTTGAGGCTGAAGAGGATGCAAAAAAATACAGGGAAATGATTCTTAAGGGAGAAAGTGCTACCTACGAAACAAAGCTTCGAACGAAGGATGGTCGAATACTCGATATCCTGAAAAGCAGCAGAACCCTTTCAATTCAAGGAAGAGAATACATCCTCTACCTCTACCATGACATCACAGAGCGTAAGCGGGCAGAAGATAACCGTCGCCTAGCCGTCAGCGTCTTTGAATCCGCAGCTGAGGGAATTACCGTGACCGATGCCAACAGAAATATTCTCACGGTCAATCCCGCATTCACGGAGATTACAGGATATACCCCAGAAGAGATTGTTGGAAAGAACCCCAGGATTCTCGCATCAGGAAAACATGATGCGGCCTTCTATAAGGAAATGTGGGACACCATCCATGCCAAAGGTAGATGGAGCGGTGAGATTTGGGAACGCCGTAAAAATGGTGAGATTTTTCCAGAATGGCTCACAGTGACGTCTATTAAGGACGATAAAGGGAAGGTGGTTAGGTACACCGGGCTATTTAATGACATCACCAAGCAGAAACTCAACGAGGAAGATATGTATTACCGGGCCCATTATGACCAACTGACCGGCCTTGCGAATCGACTGCTTTTTTCTGAACGTCTTTCACAGGCGATGAAGCACTCTAAACGAAAAAATAAGATCCTGGCACTCATGTTTATTGATCTCGACCGGTTTAAGAATGTCAACGACACCTTTGGTCACTCTCTGGGAGACTATTTGTTAAAGGAAGCGGGAAATCGATTTCAAGCCTGTGTAAAAGAGGATGACAGCGTCGCCCGTTCCGGGGGAGATGAATTCCTGATTCTCTTGCCGAATATCAATGATAAAGAGGATGCGGAAGCGGTGGCCAAGGAGATTATCGAACAGTCCAGTCTTCCATTCCGCTTGAAAGGACACGACGCTTTTGTCAGCGCCAGCATTGGGATCACGATGTTTCCTGCTGATGGAGACGATGTCACAACAATGTTAAAAAATTCCGATATGGCCATGTATCAGGCAAAGGATGCGGGTAGAAACACATACAAATTCTTTAATCGGTCGATGACTGCGATAGCCCGTGAACGGGCAACGATTGAATGGGACCTCAGGATGGCTCTGGAACGCAATGAGTTGGAGATATATTATCAACCAATCATTGATATTGAAACCAAACAGATGTCCGGTACAGAAGCCCTCCTCAGATGGAATCATCCGAAGCGGGGCCTGGTTTACCCGGATAAATTTATTCCAATTGCAGAACAGTCGGAACTGATCGTTCAAATCGGTGAGTGGGTGTTGCTCTCGGCTTGCAGACAACTCGAAAAATGGCATAATCAGTATCCACTTGAAATCTACATGGCAGTCAACATGTCAACCCGGCAGTTTAATTACAAGACCTTTACAAGGATGCTTACCGACTCCTTGAAGAGAAGCGGCCTGGCCCCGAACCTTCTGACCCTGGAAATCACTGAGAGTTTGCTGATGGACGGGGGAAAAGATGCGGTGGATAAACTTGGAAGCTTCAGGGAGATGGGTATTCACCTCTCAATAGATGACTTCGGAACAGGTTATTCCTCTCTGAGTTATCTTTCACGTTTTCCAATTGATCTGCTTAAGATTGACAAGTCCTTTGTCCATAATGTTGCGACCGATCCCACGAAGCAGGATTTGGTCAAGGCGATCATCACGATGGCGCACGCCTTGAACCTCAAGGTTATTGCGGAAGGGGTCGAGATAGAAAGTGAACTGGTCTTCCTCAGAGATGAGGGCTGCGATTCGGCACAAGGGTATTATTTCAGTCGACCGCTTATGGTGGATCAATTTGAAGATATGATGAATAAAGGGCTTACCCCTTATGGGCATTTCCAAATCGCTACCCCCCTTGCTCCCTAG
- a CDS encoding RND family transporter, whose product MTTFDSVTLQFFDRILLARPRVVLACLLLFLSFLGIQAKGFRLDASSDSLILEDDKDLQNTHMVSERYGKQDFVVVTYTPKGDILSGTTLSTIKNLRDELRALDGVSSVVSILDVPLLESPPIPIKDLSSTLITLESPDVDTKLARIELKNSPIYQNLLISPDMKTTALQITFPNNPGEKILRERRSTFREKERKTGLSPTEREEYKTLRSIIRKNNDERRRIRHQNIAAIRKTMERYRGEADLFLGGISMVTDDLITFIKNDLKLFGVGVLFFLIITLKIIFKQKRWILIPLICCFSASLSMVGFLGMFGWEVTVISSNFISLQLIITMAVTIHLIVRYRELVDEHPEREHRQIVLDTVMLMLKPCLYAALTTIAGFASLILCDILPVINFGWMMISGITVSLILTFILFPVILILIGKSPPQPRKKSIFPLTSILAGFTERRGGLIMVISFIAFLVSLAGIMRLVVENSFIDYFKKSTEIYRGMKVIDQQLGGTTPLDVIIDLEALPEVLPLSKEAPDSSEGDDFGEFDEFNGDEGGDTYWFTTEKMALVKRIDAYLNEIPETGKILSFGTMLKLAEKMNDGEPLDNFQLALLYKELPEEFRGIVLTPYISVEHNQARFFVRIRDSDKSLKRDALLKKIRHDLTQDFGLKEDQVHLTGMLVLYNNMLQSLFNSQIKTLGVAVSALILMFLLLFKSLKLSLIAITPNLLSIGIVLGVMGWLNIPLDMMTITIAAISVGIAVDDTIHYIHRFIQEFNKDPNYIRTLHRCHESIGQAMYYTSVTIIIGFSILTFSNFIPSIYFGLLTGLAMLIALVAAMTLLPQLIILFKPLGPELEQGSHQTR is encoded by the coding sequence ATGACAACATTTGATTCAGTCACGCTCCAGTTTTTTGATCGGATCCTGCTTGCACGACCACGCGTCGTACTTGCCTGCCTGCTTCTGTTTCTCTCCTTCCTCGGCATCCAGGCGAAAGGCTTCCGCCTGGATGCATCTTCCGATTCTCTTATTCTAGAAGATGATAAAGATCTCCAGAATACGCATATGGTATCCGAGCGCTATGGGAAACAAGACTTTGTTGTCGTCACATATACCCCAAAAGGGGATATTTTGTCTGGAACAACTCTATCCACTATTAAAAATTTGAGAGATGAACTTAGAGCGCTTGACGGTGTCTCATCGGTTGTTTCCATTCTCGATGTCCCTCTCCTGGAAAGTCCCCCTATCCCTATTAAAGACTTATCTAGTACCTTGATCACCCTTGAGTCGCCAGACGTTGACACGAAACTGGCCAGGATTGAACTGAAGAACAGCCCCATCTATCAAAACCTACTGATCAGTCCCGATATGAAAACGACGGCACTTCAGATTACCTTTCCGAACAATCCAGGTGAAAAAATATTGCGGGAGCGCCGAAGCACTTTCAGGGAAAAGGAACGAAAAACGGGTCTGTCTCCCACGGAGCGGGAGGAATATAAAACACTGAGAAGTATCATCCGGAAGAACAACGATGAGAGGCGGCGGATTCGCCACCAGAATATCGCCGCGATCAGAAAGACTATGGAGCGATATCGTGGAGAAGCCGATCTCTTCCTTGGCGGGATCAGCATGGTTACAGATGACCTGATCACCTTTATCAAAAATGACCTCAAACTCTTTGGCGTGGGTGTTCTCTTTTTTTTGATCATCACTCTGAAAATCATCTTCAAGCAAAAACGCTGGATACTGATCCCCTTGATCTGTTGCTTTTCTGCCTCCTTATCCATGGTTGGATTTCTCGGGATGTTCGGCTGGGAGGTAACCGTCATCTCTTCCAACTTCATTTCGCTTCAACTCATTATTACGATGGCAGTTACAATTCATTTGATCGTCCGCTATCGAGAACTTGTCGATGAGCATCCCGAGAGGGAGCATCGCCAGATCGTCCTCGATACCGTAATGTTGATGCTTAAACCCTGTCTTTATGCCGCGCTAACGACAATCGCAGGCTTTGCCTCCCTCATTCTCTGCGATATTCTCCCGGTCATCAATTTTGGATGGATGATGATTTCCGGGATCACCGTCTCTCTTATCCTTACCTTTATTTTGTTCCCGGTCATCCTCATACTCATTGGTAAATCACCGCCACAACCCAGGAAAAAATCGATTTTCCCCCTGACTTCGATTCTGGCCGGATTTACAGAGCGTCGGGGGGGGCTCATCATGGTGATCAGTTTCATCGCTTTCCTGGTCAGCCTGGCCGGAATAATGAGACTTGTTGTTGAGAACAGCTTCATCGACTACTTTAAAAAGAGTACGGAGATTTATCGTGGAATGAAAGTCATCGATCAACAACTCGGAGGAACCACACCGCTTGATGTCATTATCGATCTGGAAGCCCTACCAGAGGTTCTTCCCTTGTCGAAAGAGGCTCCCGACTCGAGTGAAGGTGACGATTTTGGTGAGTTTGATGAGTTTAATGGAGACGAAGGGGGTGACACCTATTGGTTTACGACAGAAAAGATGGCCCTGGTGAAAAGGATTGATGCTTATCTCAACGAGATACCCGAGACAGGAAAGATCCTCTCCTTCGGAACCATGCTGAAGCTCGCAGAAAAAATGAACGACGGGGAGCCTCTTGATAACTTTCAGCTCGCCCTTCTTTACAAAGAGCTTCCTGAAGAATTTCGGGGTATTGTGCTGACCCCTTATATTTCAGTCGAACACAACCAAGCCCGTTTTTTTGTTCGGATCCGTGATTCAGACAAGTCACTGAAGCGGGATGCCCTCTTGAAGAAAATCCGCCATGATCTGACCCAGGATTTCGGCTTAAAAGAGGATCAGGTTCATCTGACTGGAATGCTTGTTTTATACAACAATATGCTACAGAGTCTTTTCAACTCACAAATCAAAACCTTAGGTGTCGCCGTATCGGCCCTGATATTAATGTTCCTTCTGCTCTTTAAATCACTCAAACTCAGCCTGATTGCAATTACGCCGAATCTCCTTTCAATTGGAATTGTTCTTGGTGTTATGGGATGGCTGAATATTCCTCTTGATATGATGACGATCACGATTGCGGCGATCAGCGTGGGGATTGCTGTTGATGATACAATCCACTACATCCACAGATTCATCCAAGAATTCAATAAAGACCCTAATTACATCCGCACACTCCACCGATGCCATGAGAGTATCGGTCAGGCAATGTATTACACCTCGGTGACCATCATTATCGGATTTTCAATTCTGACCTTTTCCAACTTCATCCCGAGCATTTATTTTGGTCTGCTGACAGGACTCGCGATGTTGATCGCATTGGTTGCAGCCATGACGCTCTTGCCGCAACTAATTATCCTTTTTAAGCCGCTCGGACCCGAGTTGGAACAAGGAAGCCATCAGACAAGATAA